The nucleotide window TCAACAAGATCGTGTTCCCGGCCCACACGCCGATCAACTTCAAGGTGACGTCCGACTCCGTGATGAACTCGTTCTTCATCCCGGCTCTGGGCGGCCAGATCTACGCGATGGCGGGCATGCAGACCAAACTGCACCTGATCGCCAACCAGAACGCTGAAATGGACGGTATCTCCGCCAACTACAGCGGCGCGGGTTTCACCGGCATGAAGTTCAAAGCAATCGCCACTTCCCAGGAAGATTTCGACGCCTGGGTAAGCGAAGTCAAAAAGGCACCTAAACAGCTTGAACAAGCTGAATACGCAGCCCTGTCCAAGCAGAGCCAGAACAACCCAGTCGAGCTCTACTCCTCGGTCACGCCGAACCTGTTCCAGATCATCGTCGACAAGTACGAAGGTATGAAACCGGGCAAGCCGATGCACCACGAGAAGAAAGAGCACGAAGTGGCCGCGATGGAAGGGATGGACATGAGTTCGCATTCAGCTGCCGGGGCAGAGGAGTAAACGATGTTTGGTAAATTAAGTTGGGAAGCGGTCCCGTTCCACGAACCGATCGTGATGGTGACCATCGCCATGATCGCGCTCGGCGGTCTGGCACTGTTCGCTGCAATCACCTACTTCAAGAAGTGGACCTATTTGTGGACCGAGTGGTTGACCTCGGTCGACCACAAGAAAATCGGCGTGATGTACATCATCGTCGCCATGGTCATGCTGCTGCGTGGTTTTGCCGACGCCATCATGATGCGTACCCAGTTGGCCATGGCCACCGAGGGTTCGCCTGGCTACCTGCCACCTGAACACTATGACCAGATCTTCACCGCTCACGGTGTGATCATGATCATCTTCATGGCGATGCCATTCTTCACCGGCCTGATGAACCTTGCAGTGCCGCTGCAGATCGGCGCCCGTGACGTTGCCTACCCGTTCCTGAACTCCCTGAGTTTCTGGCTGCTGGTTTCCGGCGTGGTGCTGATCAACCTGTCCCTGGGCGTTGGCGAATTCGCCAAGACCGGTTGGGTTGCCTATCCGCCGTTGTCGGGCCTGCAATACAGCCCGGGCGTGGGGATGGATTACTACATCTGGGCGCTGCAGCTATCCGGGCTGGGTACGACGC belongs to Pseudomonas sp. B21-015 and includes:
- the cyoA gene encoding ubiquinol oxidase subunit II yields the protein MSKNRYPRLLGLLPLLGTLLLGGCNMTLLDPKGQVGLDERNLIITATLLMLLVVVPVIVMTFLFAWKYRASNKDAVYTPKWSHSTKIEIAVWTIPVLIIIALGYVTYKSTHALDPYKPLESDVKPITIEVVALDWKWLFIYPEQGIATVNKIVFPAHTPINFKVTSDSVMNSFFIPALGGQIYAMAGMQTKLHLIANQNAEMDGISANYSGAGFTGMKFKAIATSQEDFDAWVSEVKKAPKQLEQAEYAALSKQSQNNPVELYSSVTPNLFQIIVDKYEGMKPGKPMHHEKKEHEVAAMEGMDMSSHSAAGAEE